In one Saccharibacillus brassicae genomic region, the following are encoded:
- a CDS encoding (Fe-S)-binding protein, which produces MKVSIFSTCVVDLMYPGVGKAMVEVLERLGCETDFPASQVCCGQPTYNSGYLEDSKAAMINMMRAFEQADYVVGPSGSCIAMFHEYPRIFKNDPQWELKAIALKNKSFEFTQFVVRVLGVTDVGARLEGLATYHRSCHMTRLLGETETPFLLLAEVDGLELAPLVNADNCCGFGGTFSVKMPEISQQMADEKSACVAETGADYLISADMGCLMNIGGRLSRTGREIQVMHIAEVLNQVPPNPKVKNDLTSGLNNSLTNGLTGGIST; this is translated from the coding sequence ATGAAAGTCAGCATCTTCTCGACCTGCGTGGTCGACCTTATGTATCCCGGCGTCGGCAAAGCGATGGTCGAAGTGCTCGAACGGCTCGGCTGCGAAACGGATTTCCCCGCTTCCCAGGTATGCTGCGGGCAGCCTACGTATAACAGCGGTTATCTGGAAGATTCCAAAGCCGCCATGATCAACATGATGCGCGCGTTCGAACAGGCCGATTACGTCGTGGGCCCGTCCGGTTCGTGTATCGCCATGTTCCATGAGTATCCGCGCATTTTCAAAAACGACCCGCAGTGGGAATTGAAAGCGATTGCACTCAAAAACAAATCGTTCGAATTCACCCAATTCGTCGTGCGCGTGCTCGGCGTGACCGACGTCGGCGCCCGCCTGGAAGGACTCGCCACGTATCATCGTTCCTGCCATATGACGCGGCTGCTCGGCGAGACCGAGACGCCGTTTCTGCTGCTGGCCGAAGTCGACGGACTGGAGCTTGCACCGCTGGTCAATGCGGACAACTGCTGCGGCTTCGGCGGCACGTTCTCGGTCAAAATGCCGGAGATCTCGCAGCAGATGGCGGACGAGAAAAGCGCCTGCGTCGCGGAGACGGGCGCGGACTATCTGATCAGCGCGGACATGGGCTGCCTGATGAATATCGGCGGACGCCTGTCGCGGACAGGCCGGGAGATCCAAGTGATGCATATCGCGGAAGTGCTCAATCAGGTGCCGCCGAATCCGAAAGTGAAAAACGATCTGACAAGCGGTTTGAACAATAGTCTGACAAACGGTCTGACAGGAGGGATTTCGACATGA